The proteins below come from a single Chryseobacterium nepalense genomic window:
- a CDS encoding endonuclease, with protein MKESIQKFEGGKVLEVSGNAKIDKEILVGKTLKEIKTFGKQTYLVFNDVAVRIHLLMFGSHSVDEQTKPDRQLRLSLLFSGGSIYFYTCHVKMVDSEFLAGIDWEADVMSDSWNPTKALKKLKANPEMMVCDALMDQDIFSGVGNIIKNEVLFRIEVQPESLLGKMPDKKIKELMKEARNYSFDFLEWKREFTLKKHWLAHTKKICPKCGQKFIKRQTGKGKRRSFFCETDQQLYH; from the coding sequence ATGAAAGAAAGCATTCAGAAATTTGAAGGCGGAAAAGTTCTTGAAGTTTCCGGAAATGCCAAAATCGATAAAGAAATCCTGGTTGGAAAAACGCTGAAAGAAATAAAAACCTTCGGAAAACAAACGTATCTTGTATTTAATGATGTCGCGGTAAGGATTCACCTGCTGATGTTCGGTTCTCATAGTGTGGATGAACAGACGAAACCCGACCGGCAGCTAAGGCTGTCTTTACTATTTTCCGGCGGAAGCATTTATTTCTATACCTGCCATGTAAAAATGGTGGATTCTGAATTCTTAGCCGGCATTGATTGGGAAGCTGACGTCATGAGTGACAGTTGGAATCCTACAAAAGCATTAAAGAAACTTAAAGCAAATCCCGAAATGATGGTTTGTGATGCTTTGATGGATCAGGATATTTTTTCCGGAGTCGGAAATATTATTAAAAATGAAGTTTTATTCCGAATTGAGGTACAGCCCGAAAGCCTTTTAGGCAAAATGCCGGATAAAAAAATAAAAGAACTGATGAAAGAAGCCCGAAATTATAGCTTCGATTTTCTGGAGTGGAAGAGAGAATTTACGCTTAAGAAACACTGGCTGGCCCACACTAAGAAAATTTGCCCGAAATGCGGCCAAAAATTCATCAAAAGGCAGACAGGTAAAGGAAAAAGAAGAAGTTTTTTCTGTGAAACCGATCAGCAATTATATCATTAA
- a CDS encoding SPFH domain-containing protein, whose translation MSLFLVPIIFIGLIILFASFFVVKQETAAIIERFGKFQAVKHSGLHLKLPIIDQIAKRLNLRIQQLDVMIDTKTLDNVFIKMKISVQYQVIRTQVGDAYYRLENPENQITSYVFDVVRAEVPKLKLDDVFVKKDDIAIAVKGELQEAMQSYGYDIIKALVTDIDPDEQVKHAMNRINAAEREKTAAEYESEAQRIRIVAVARAEAESKKLQGQGIADQRREIAKGLEESVRMLNNVEINSHEASALIVVTQHYDTLHSVGSSNRSNLVLLPNSPTAASNMLNDLVVAMTAANTVGEVTKGNYPKPPKDHNHNNNNNDL comes from the coding sequence ATGAGTCTTTTTTTAGTACCTATTATTTTTATCGGATTAATTATTTTATTTGCTTCCTTCTTTGTGGTGAAACAGGAAACGGCAGCCATCATCGAACGCTTTGGAAAATTCCAGGCCGTGAAGCATTCTGGGCTTCATCTTAAGCTGCCGATTATTGATCAGATTGCCAAAAGACTGAACCTTAGAATTCAGCAGCTGGATGTGATGATTGATACCAAAACATTAGACAATGTTTTTATCAAAATGAAAATTTCAGTACAATATCAGGTGATCAGAACACAGGTGGGAGATGCGTATTATCGCCTCGAAAATCCGGAAAACCAGATTACTTCCTATGTTTTTGATGTGGTAAGGGCGGAAGTTCCCAAGCTGAAGCTGGATGATGTTTTCGTAAAAAAAGATGATATTGCTATTGCTGTAAAAGGAGAATTACAGGAAGCCATGCAAAGTTATGGTTACGATATTATTAAAGCATTAGTAACAGATATTGATCCGGATGAACAGGTAAAACACGCGATGAACAGAATCAACGCGGCAGAAAGAGAGAAAACCGCGGCAGAATACGAATCTGAAGCCCAGAGAATCCGGATTGTTGCCGTAGCAAGAGCAGAAGCGGAATCCAAAAAACTTCAGGGACAAGGGATTGCAGACCAGAGAAGGGAAATTGCCAAAGGTCTTGAAGAATCCGTAAGAATGCTGAACAATGTGGAAATCAATTCCCACGAAGCTTCTGCTTTGATTGTAGTTACCCAGCATTATGACACCTTACATTCCGTAGGTTCCAGCAACAGAAGTAATCTTGTGCTTCTGCCTAATTCTCCAACTGCAGCCAGCAACATGCTGAATGATCTTGTCGTAGCGATGACTGCAGCAAACACAGTGGGAGAAGTTACCAAAGGAAATTATCCTAAACCGCCAAAGGATCATAATCACAACAATAACAATAACGATCTTTAA
- a CDS encoding deoxyguanosinetriphosphate triphosphohydrolase, giving the protein MNLNQIFTNQRTGNNPNTKASRTDFQRDFDRIIFSSAFRRLQNKTQVFPLPGSVFVHNRLTHSLEVSSVGRSLGSVMGEFIHDQYKNDLTEDAKNFYLHNLGNVIAAACLCHDVGNPAFGHSGEDAIASYFERNETDLKPKFNEKEWADLMNFEGNANAIRVLAQQQQGKDAGGIQLTFSTLASIAKYPCEAIAKKKGFIHRKKFGFFQNEKDIFLEIAKETNLISESEDPHIFKRHPFVWLVEAADDICYNIIDMEDAHRLGIVSTADCKNLFFELVKSESDDVKRIETKLSSISNENEQISYLRAKVINALINQSLEMYKQNFDKILEGNLDTALLDLYKSENKTLQDIESFSIEKIYNHKAVVEIENAGYNVMYELLDHFIPSILKHEDERKSYDKKALKLLPQQFVYQNGTDYQKVLGIIDFVSGMTDNFATDLYRKIKGIDIGMTM; this is encoded by the coding sequence ATGAACTTAAACCAGATTTTCACGAATCAGCGTACAGGCAACAATCCGAACACAAAAGCTTCAAGAACGGATTTCCAGAGAGACTTTGACCGAATTATATTTTCATCGGCATTCAGGAGACTTCAGAATAAGACTCAGGTTTTTCCGTTGCCGGGAAGTGTTTTTGTACATAACCGCCTTACGCATTCACTGGAAGTTTCTTCTGTGGGCCGAAGTCTGGGAAGCGTAATGGGTGAGTTCATTCACGATCAGTATAAAAATGATCTTACAGAAGATGCTAAAAATTTTTATCTCCATAATTTAGGAAATGTAATTGCCGCGGCGTGCCTTTGTCATGATGTTGGAAATCCTGCATTCGGGCATTCCGGGGAAGATGCTATTGCAAGCTATTTTGAAAGAAACGAGACAGACCTAAAGCCTAAATTCAATGAAAAAGAATGGGCAGATCTGATGAATTTTGAAGGAAATGCCAATGCCATAAGAGTTTTGGCGCAGCAACAGCAGGGAAAAGATGCCGGAGGAATACAGCTTACGTTTTCAACTTTGGCAAGTATCGCTAAGTATCCCTGTGAAGCCATTGCCAAAAAGAAAGGGTTTATTCATCGTAAAAAATTCGGTTTCTTTCAGAATGAAAAAGATATTTTTCTTGAAATTGCTAAAGAAACCAATCTGATTTCAGAAAGTGAAGATCCTCATATTTTCAAAAGACACCCTTTTGTATGGCTGGTAGAAGCGGCTGACGATATCTGCTACAATATTATTGATATGGAAGACGCACACCGCCTCGGAATTGTTTCTACCGCCGATTGCAAAAACCTTTTTTTTGAACTGGTAAAGTCCGAATCAGATGATGTAAAGCGCATTGAGACCAAACTAAGCTCTATTTCCAATGAAAATGAACAGATCTCATACCTTCGTGCCAAGGTTATTAATGCACTGATCAACCAATCGCTGGAAATGTATAAACAAAACTTTGATAAAATTCTGGAAGGAAATCTTGATACAGCGCTTTTGGATCTTTATAAATCCGAGAATAAAACATTACAGGATATTGAAAGTTTTTCTATTGAGAAAATATACAATCATAAAGCCGTAGTTGAAATCGAAAATGCAGGTTATAACGTAATGTATGAACTTTTGGATCACTTTATTCCTTCTATTCTGAAGCATGAGGACGAAAGAAAGTCCTACGACAAAAAAGCATTAAAACTCCTTCCGCAGCAATTTGTTTATCAAAACGGAACCGATTACCAAAAGGTTTTGGGAATAATAGATTTTGTTTCCGGAATGACGGATAATTTTGCCACGGATCTCTACCGTAAAATAAAAGGAATTGATATTGGTATGACGATGTAA